CCCTTTATCGCGTGAGCGCTCTCCGGGGCCGGGATTATTCCTTCCGTCTTGGCGAACAGCTCCGCCGCTTGGAAGACCTCATTCTGGTGGTAGGCGACAGGCTTTACGATTCCGTGGTTTATGAGGACGCTGAGCGTTGGGGCAAGGCCGTGGTAGCGCAGTCCGCCAGCGTGGATTGGCGGGACGTAGTAGGTGTGGCCGAGGGTGTGCATCCTCATCTTCGGGGTGTAGCCGCCCGAATCGCCGAAGTCGTACTTGTAAACGCCCCTCGTCATGCTCGGGGCCGCTTTCGGCTCGACCGCTATGAACTCGTACTCGACTTTGCCGTCGAGGACATCCTTCACGAATGGATATGCCAAACCGGCAAAGTTGCTACCACCACCTACACAGCCGATTATAACGTCCGGCTTCTCGAACTCCCGCATCTGTTCCTTCGCCTCCAATCCTATGACCGTCTGGTGCATTAGCACGTGATTGAGGACGCTTCCGAGGGCGTAGCGGGCCTTCTCGTCCATTAAAACGTCCTCTATAGCTTCACTTATCGCTACACCAAGTCCTCCTGGGTGATTCGGATCTTCGGTGAGGAACTTCCGTCCTATCCCTGTCCTGTCGTTCGGGCTCGGATAGATTTCAGCGCCGTATAGGCGTATTATCGTCTTCCTGTAGGGCTTCTGCTGGTAGCTGGCGCGTGCCATGTAAACGCGGATCTTCAGGCCGAGAAGTGCCCCCGCGAGGCTTAAAGCCGTTCCCCACTGGCCGGCGCCGGTCTCGGTGACGAGCCTCTCAACGCCCTGCTGCTTTGCGTAGTACGCCTGAGCGAGGGCCGTGTTTATTTTGTGGCTCCCGGTTACCGTTGCGCCCTCGTACTTGAAGTATATCTTCGCCGGCGTTCCAAGGGTCTTTTCGAGGTTGGTCGCCCTGAAGAGTGGCGTCGGCCTTCCGATCTTGGCGTAAAGCTTGCGAACCTCCTTTGGGATATCAATGTATCTTTCCGTGCTTATTTCCTGCTTCACAAGCTCGCCCGCGAAAATCCTCAGGAGCTTCTCAGGCTCCATCGGTTCGTCCGTCTCCGGATCGAGCGGCGGCGCCAACGGCTCCGGAAGGTTCGGCAGGATGTTGTACCACTTCTTTGGTATCTTCGAATCGGGAAGAACGGCTTTCATTCCAGCACCTCCTTTTCAATCGAGTTTGCACTAACGGTTTTAGAAAATCCCAAAAGCGAGGGAATAATGAGCGTGAGAACTAAGCCGGAGTGTTCATGAGGAAGAACGGTGCGACCAAAAACAGTCCCCCCTGTTCAGCTCAGTGCCAAAAGCAATCCCGCCCTAAAATCAATGGACTAAACCTCTTCTCAGGGGTATCATCAGGATAACCAAAAACACTCACTCCTGTCAGTCATGGGGCATCGAAGAACCGATGTGGTGGAGGTTTAATAGTCTTTCCCAGGGATAATTGTCGAACTGCCGGCTATGTTCGGAACACCGGCCTCTGATTGTCAAAATGTCAAAGAAAAAATCAATGGGAGGTTGAGTTCCCGGGTTCTTCCACTCCGCTTCCTCTTTTGATTATTTCTGCCGCTGTATTGACGTCATTCGGCGCTCCTTTGAGGACGATGAGGTTGCAGTACTGCACCCCATAGTCCTTTAGTATCTTAACGGACCCGTCTTTTCTCTCGATCTGGTACGTTGCGTATTCCGCCTGCGCCCTGTTTGTGTAGGTGAGGATTAAGACTTCCACCCCTTTTCCGATGTTCACCCTGAAGGAGAACTTCCCGAGGTACCAGTTGGGCATCGGTCCCTTCCAGTTAGCTGGCCCTATACTAACGTTGGTTGCCATGAATATGCCCCCAAGTTTGAGTCCCATTGTCTTTGCCTCGCTTTCGGGCGACGGCGCGCTTATCGGGCTGGCGTTCGAGGGATCCTGACAGAGCCAGTCCTTCCCGGCCTTCTTCATAACCTGGAGATATCTCCCCCTTATGGCCAGGAACCTGCTTCCATCGTAGGCGATGTAGTAGGTTTTGTTGTGAACCCCGCTGTTCCAGATGCTCCACTGACACTTCGTACTGCTCCAGTTGCCCATCATCATGGAGTAGCCGAGGTCAATGAGCTGACCTTCGAAGTCCCCGTAGAACTCGGCTGCGTCCTTAAGGGTTGCATTGGCCACCTGAAGGTCTCCTTTTCCCATCCACGTCAGGTTTTCGCTGAGAGGAGGATCGATCAGCCCCCACAACGCTGGCTTCTTGGGTGCTTTGGGTCTTTCCATCCAGTACCAGCCTGTTGCGAGGGACGCGATTAGAATTGCGACTAATATTCCAGCCGTCAGCCTCCTCCTCAATTCCACCACCCGTAACGGCTAACTCCCAGGAGGTTTATATGTCTCACCCCCGGAAGGGTTATTAGTACAGTCACCTAGCCTTTCTATGCTCCGTTTAGAGGTCAACTGCGGCGTTGATGAAGGTGATACGATTGGGAAAGTCCTGGAGAGATGGGGCGTTCAGTTCTACTCCGAGGAAATAATTGGTAATGGAAAGTCCGTTCTCCGCTTTACGGCTCTTGTCCCGGACTTCGTTATAAACGACCTTGCGGATGAGCTTATGAAGGTGATAGACCTCAGGAAAGGTCACTCCTCCGTTGTGTGGTTCCCGGTTAGCGGCAAGTCCGTGAAGTACTCTAGCTCCGCCAAGTCCCTGGCCAAGTACAGACGCCGCTGGAGCGCCGCCGACGTTGAGGGCCTGATAGAGCATGCAAACTCCTCCACTGAGATTGACCCAATTCAACTCACCTTCGGGGCCATTGCGTCGATCATAGCGCTCTTCGGCCTGATTACAAACAGCGTGGTCATGATAATCTCCACGATGCTTCTCTCCCCAATATTGGGGCCTCTCTACGGCTTTTCCCTCAACGTGGTTATGGGCAGGGGTAAGGGCGCCCTTAACGCGGTTTTCTCAATTCTTAAGCTCCTAGGGGTTATCCTCCTCTCGGCTACACTCACCGCCCTTCTTCTCAAGGCCGCCGGAACCATGCCTGGGCCGACCCATGAGATACTGCCCCGCGGCCACTCCGGCATCGTCTACATCCTCATCGCCATCGTCCTCGGCTACGCGGGCATAGTGGCAATAGTGAGTAGAATCCCCGAGATACTGGCCGGCGTTTCGATAGCGGCCGCCCTCGTTCCCCCAACGGCGGTCGTTGGGATCTCTCTCGTGATGGGTTGGTGGCGGTTCTTAGGGG
The DNA window shown above is from Thermococcus sp. and carries:
- a CDS encoding TrpB-like pyridoxal phosphate-dependent enzyme, translated to MKAVLPDSKIPKKWYNILPNLPEPLAPPLDPETDEPMEPEKLLRIFAGELVKQEISTERYIDIPKEVRKLYAKIGRPTPLFRATNLEKTLGTPAKIYFKYEGATVTGSHKINTALAQAYYAKQQGVERLVTETGAGQWGTALSLAGALLGLKIRVYMARASYQQKPYRKTIIRLYGAEIYPSPNDRTGIGRKFLTEDPNHPGGLGVAISEAIEDVLMDEKARYALGSVLNHVLMHQTVIGLEAKEQMREFEKPDVIIGCVGGGSNFAGLAYPFVKDVLDGKVEYEFIAVEPKAAPSMTRGVYKYDFGDSGGYTPKMRMHTLGHTYYVPPIHAGGLRYHGLAPTLSVLINHGIVKPVAYHQNEVFQAAELFAKTEGIIPAPESAHAIKGAIDRALKAKEEGKEETILFNLSGHGLLDLGGYEDYLNGKLEDYEPDYFPALEE
- a CDS encoding TIGR00341 family protein; its protein translation is MLRLEVNCGVDEGDTIGKVLERWGVQFYSEEIIGNGKSVLRFTALVPDFVINDLADELMKVIDLRKGHSSVVWFPVSGKSVKYSSSAKSLAKYRRRWSAADVEGLIEHANSSTEIDPIQLTFGAIASIIALFGLITNSVVMIISTMLLSPILGPLYGFSLNVVMGRGKGALNAVFSILKLLGVILLSATLTALLLKAAGTMPGPTHEILPRGHSGIVYILIAIVLGYAGIVAIVSRIPEILAGVSIAAALVPPTAVVGISLVMGWWRFLGVR